The following proteins come from a genomic window of Nautilia profundicola AmH:
- a CDS encoding tetratricopeptide repeat protein, protein MKFFLLLFFFVNLFGLEINVDYFKNNTSYEILTITNEQPFTCIKKNQQSVECYFDKSPSTPVFKTSTIFFNIKPQFKDNNFSILFNIKTHFLLKSFEDNLLNNATIGINPKKAKKWVIIAGKNTPFIETDNNRQGLDFYYINSPKPFIGTIDENGNPININNQAKDVIKYFEIKKAYEKGRDVLDEIDQFVKDYPNSVFVPDVEFLKLKILDSENKPEEVITLAKKWIKQFAFNENLPKVLLIIAKNYTKLGFMTDASYFYQRIITEYPNTKEAYLAMIYWADQMYITGDSKKAFELYKKALYSTKDVDIASLAALRLAQRYMDKGDIKTAFEYYKRVYQANKDFILKDKKKAFELAKMLASHQLYSLAIDIGEDLIKRLKKLDDLYEPLEYYLALWSYDAGDFKKADYWINKYLNEFPYGDYSDQLKSLRDKVLFEVSDGNVTEQLKKIDEIIEKYKGQDIANKALYKKVMLLYKLKKYDEILKMSDEIKKIDDKYMKNKEEFLKEVAKKYAIELLTNKKCLKAVEIIKKYKLALDKKYDLDIYKCAINTRNYDLASVVCNKYLNSPDDKVFVEWMKRKITALEGLGDYNGIVMSVDDLCQVMKKGCYDYQLKKFFALWKLKRYKAALKVAKILETKSDIRNTDAFIKIVNWALQNNDTLMAAQFAKKIIDLQNRFKAYPYSPFVEFTYAKYTKNKKDAIKVLQNLLPRVKGEDKARALYMLANLTGEKKYIQQCVKIKDSKLWKGLCKDALDLF, encoded by the coding sequence TTGAAATTTTTTCTTCTTTTATTTTTTTTCGTAAATTTATTCGGATTAGAAATCAATGTAGATTATTTTAAAAATAATACTTCATATGAAATACTCACTATTACAAATGAACAGCCTTTTACGTGTATAAAAAAAAACCAACAGAGTGTCGAATGCTATTTTGACAAATCACCAAGTACTCCTGTTTTTAAAACAAGTACGATTTTTTTTAACATAAAACCTCAATTCAAAGATAATAATTTTTCAATTCTTTTCAATATTAAAACGCATTTTTTATTGAAGTCATTTGAAGACAATTTATTAAACAATGCTACAATAGGTATAAATCCTAAAAAAGCAAAAAAATGGGTGATAATAGCCGGTAAGAACACTCCTTTTATAGAAACAGACAATAATCGACAAGGACTTGATTTTTATTATATAAACTCGCCTAAACCCTTCATCGGTACTATTGATGAAAACGGTAATCCTATAAATATTAACAATCAGGCAAAAGATGTTATTAAATACTTTGAAATAAAAAAGGCTTATGAAAAAGGTAGAGACGTTTTAGATGAAATAGATCAGTTTGTAAAAGATTATCCTAATTCAGTATTTGTTCCAGATGTAGAATTTTTAAAACTGAAGATTTTGGACTCGGAAAACAAACCTGAAGAAGTGATTACGCTTGCAAAAAAATGGATTAAACAGTTTGCATTTAACGAAAATTTGCCTAAAGTATTATTAATAATTGCTAAAAATTATACGAAATTAGGTTTTATGACGGATGCGAGTTATTTTTATCAAAGAATAATTACCGAATATCCTAATACTAAAGAAGCGTATCTTGCAATGATATACTGGGCTGATCAAATGTATATAACCGGTGATAGTAAAAAAGCGTTTGAACTTTATAAAAAAGCATTATATTCGACTAAAGATGTAGATATAGCTTCACTTGCAGCATTGAGGCTTGCACAAAGGTATATGGATAAGGGAGATATTAAAACGGCATTTGAATATTATAAAAGAGTTTATCAGGCAAATAAAGATTTTATATTAAAAGATAAGAAAAAAGCGTTTGAGTTAGCCAAAATGCTTGCATCACACCAGTTGTACTCCTTAGCTATAGATATAGGTGAGGATTTAATCAAACGATTAAAAAAACTTGATGATTTATATGAGCCGCTTGAATATTATTTGGCATTATGGTCTTATGATGCAGGAGATTTTAAAAAGGCAGATTATTGGATAAATAAGTATTTGAATGAATTTCCTTACGGTGATTACAGTGATCAGTTGAAATCTTTAAGAGATAAAGTGCTGTTTGAAGTTAGTGACGGAAATGTAACGGAACAGCTGAAAAAAATAGATGAAATAATAGAAAAATACAAAGGTCAGGATATAGCCAATAAAGCTCTTTATAAAAAAGTGATGCTTTTATATAAATTAAAAAAATACGATGAAATACTTAAAATGTCAGACGAAATTAAAAAAATAGATGACAAATACATGAAAAATAAAGAAGAGTTCTTAAAAGAAGTTGCAAAAAAATATGCAATAGAATTGTTAACAAATAAAAAATGCCTAAAAGCGGTTGAGATTATTAAAAAATACAAACTTGCTTTAGATAAAAAATATGATTTGGATATTTATAAATGCGCAATTAATACAAGAAATTACGATTTGGCGTCCGTTGTTTGCAATAAATACTTAAATTCTCCTGACGATAAAGTTTTTGTGGAATGGATGAAAAGAAAAATAACCGCATTGGAAGGCCTTGGTGATTATAACGGAATTGTGATGTCTGTAGATGATTTGTGTCAGGTTATGAAAAAAGGATGTTATGATTATCAGCTTAAAAAATTCTTTGCACTTTGGAAATTAAAAAGATATAAAGCAGCTTTAAAAGTTGCAAAAATTTTAGAAACAAAAAGTGATATAAGAAATACGGATGCTTTTATTAAGATTGTGAACTGGGCGCTTCAAAACAATGATACGTTAATGGCTGCGCAGTTTGCGAAAAAAATTATAGATCTGCAAAACAGATTTAAAGCATATCCGTACTCGCCATTTGTTGAGTTTACATATGCAAAATATACAAAAAACAAAAAAGACGCGATAAAAGTATTGCAAAACCTCTTACCGAGAGTAAAAGGGGAAGATAAAGCAAGAGCGCTTTATATGCTTGCAAATCTTACGGGAGAAAAAAAATATATTCAACAGTGTGTAAAAATTAAAGATTCTAAATTATGGAAAGGTTTATGCAAGGATGCATTGGATCTTTTTTAA